In Panicum virgatum strain AP13 chromosome 4N, P.virgatum_v5, whole genome shotgun sequence, a single window of DNA contains:
- the LOC120671402 gene encoding AT-hook motif nuclear-localized protein 25-like, with the protein MDPGGGGGEAGAASHYLDLLRAQQLQQQQSPLSPSSHVKMERSAPSPDKSPSGNVDPASPSGLVSPEGGGGSGGATRKPRGRPPGSKNKPKPPIIITRDSPNALHSHVLEVAAGADIVECVSEYARRRGRGVCVLSGGGSVSNVALRQPGAEPPGSLVATLRGQFEILSLTGTVLPPPAPPGASSLSVYLAGGQGQVVGGNVVGQLIAAGPVVLMAASFANAVYERLPLEGEEEAAAATEPQGEAELAGAQPQQQEASQSSGVTGGEAGGGSIGHGMSLYDLGGNAAGYQLPGDNFGSWRPPF; encoded by the coding sequence ATGgatcctggcggcggcggcggcgaggctggggCTGCGTCGCACTACCTGGACCTCCTCCGCgcgcagcagctgcagcagcagcagtcgccgctctccccctcctcccacGTCAAGATGGAGCGCTCCGCGCCGTCGCCCGATAAGAGCCCGAGCGGCAACGTCGATCCCGCCTCGCCGTCGGGCCTGGTGtcgccggagggcggcggcgggtccggcGGGGCGACGAGGAAGCCGCGCGGGCGGCCGCCGGGGTCCAAGAACAAGCCCAAGCCGCCCATCATCATCACGCGGGACAGCCCCAACGCCCTCCACTCCCACGTCctcgaggtcgccgccggcgccgacatCGTCGAGTGCGTCTCCGAgtacgcgcgccgccgcggccgagggGTCTGCGtgctcagcggcggcggctccgtctCCAACGTCGCGCTCCGCCAACCAGGCGCCGAGCCCCCGGGCAGCCTCGTCGCCACCCTGCGCGGGCAGTTCGAGATCCTGTCCCTCACGGGCaccgtgctgccgccgcccgcgcccccgggggccagcagcctcagcgtgtacctcgccggcggccagggACAGGTCGTGGGTGGGAACGTCGTCGGCCAGCTCATCGCCGCCGGGCCCGTGGTCCTCATGGCCGCGTCGTTCGCCAATGCCGTCTACGAGCGGCTGCCGCTGGAGGGTGAGGAagaggcggccgcggccacagagccccaaggtgaagcagaACTGGCCGGAGCACAACCACAACAGCAGGAGGCATCGCAGTCGTCAGGGGTGACCGGAGGTGAAGCTGGTGGCGGCAGCATTGGCCATGGCATGTCACTGTACGATCTTGGTGGGAACGCGGCTGGCTACCAGTTGCCTGGTGACAACTTTGGCAGCTGGAGGCCACCATTTTGA